One window of the Candidatus Methylomirabilota bacterium genome contains the following:
- a CDS encoding carboxymuconolactone decarboxylase family protein, with the protein MVGSETYQKGRELRRQLLGDAYVERMNQTAYADPVMKKFMDVATETVFGALWTRPGLDLKTRTLICVVSDAATARTPELAIHLRMALRQGWTEDELVEVLLHLSGYVGVPLIREALLTAKEVFAETKKER; encoded by the coding sequence ATGGTCGGAAGCGAGACCTACCAGAAGGGCCGCGAGCTGCGGCGCCAGCTCCTGGGCGACGCCTACGTGGAGCGCATGAACCAGACCGCCTACGCGGATCCCGTCATGAAGAAGTTCATGGACGTGGCGACCGAGACGGTCTTCGGCGCGCTGTGGACGCGCCCGGGCCTCGACCTCAAGACCCGGACGCTCATCTGCGTCGTCTCCGACGCGGCCACCGCGCGCACGCCCGAGCTGGCGATCCACCTGCGCATGGCGCTCCGCCAGGGGTGGACCGAGGACGAGCTGGTCGAGGTGCTCCTGCACCTCTCCGGCTACGTCGGCGTGCCCCTGATCCGCGAGGCCCTGCTCACGGCGAAGGAGGTCTTCGCCGAGACGAAGAAGGAGCGCTGA